The proteins below are encoded in one region of Pseudonocardia sp. DSM 110487:
- a CDS encoding MFS transporter, which translates to MQTQAAVGAVRLAAAGLAVIAVCYGLARFAYGLFVPAFTVEFGLGAAAAGAIASSSYAGYCVAVVAATLATVRWGPRAVATAAGLAAVLGTGLIALAPGVPVLAVGVVIAGSSTGLASPPLADAVARWVRADRADRVQTVVNAGTGVGVAVSGPIALLLFGSWRLAWATYCGIAVLVTAWTVATIPGGRTRRQSEDAARGPWWRPGTGRLLLAAAALGAGSAAVWVFGRDLVVTAGVSAAASTLMWIALGVAGVAGAFTGDLVARTGLGRAWVAGMLLLAAATAAFALAPGVLPVVFVAAALFGAVYIGLTAVLLVWGTRTYPDAPALGVGAAFLLIAVGQTLAAPALGLLSDLTTAPVAFGAAAIAAAGGALALPRA; encoded by the coding sequence GTGCAGACACAGGCCGCCGTCGGGGCCGTGCGCCTGGCGGCGGCAGGGCTGGCGGTCATCGCGGTCTGCTACGGCCTCGCCCGGTTCGCGTACGGCCTCTTCGTCCCGGCGTTCACGGTGGAGTTCGGGCTCGGGGCCGCGGCGGCCGGCGCGATCGCGTCGAGCAGCTACGCAGGCTACTGCGTGGCCGTCGTCGCGGCGACGCTCGCGACGGTCCGCTGGGGGCCGCGGGCGGTCGCGACGGCTGCCGGGCTCGCCGCGGTGCTCGGCACCGGCCTGATCGCGCTCGCCCCCGGTGTGCCTGTACTCGCGGTGGGCGTGGTGATCGCCGGGTCGAGCACGGGCCTGGCCTCCCCTCCGCTGGCCGACGCCGTGGCCCGGTGGGTGCGGGCCGACCGCGCCGACCGCGTGCAGACCGTGGTCAACGCCGGTACCGGGGTCGGGGTGGCGGTGTCCGGGCCGATCGCGCTCCTGCTGTTCGGGAGCTGGCGCCTGGCATGGGCGACCTACTGCGGGATCGCCGTGCTGGTCACTGCGTGGACGGTCGCTACGATCCCGGGTGGCCGGACCCGTCGCCAGTCCGAGGACGCCGCCCGCGGCCCGTGGTGGCGGCCGGGGACGGGACGGCTACTGCTGGCCGCCGCGGCGCTGGGGGCCGGCAGCGCGGCGGTGTGGGTCTTCGGGCGCGACCTCGTCGTGACCGCGGGCGTGAGCGCGGCGGCCTCGACCCTGATGTGGATCGCCCTCGGGGTGGCAGGGGTGGCGGGCGCGTTCACCGGCGACCTGGTCGCGCGGACCGGGCTGGGCCGCGCGTGGGTCGCGGGAATGTTGCTGCTCGCCGCCGCGACCGCCGCGTTCGCACTCGCGCCCGGCGTGCTGCCGGTGGTGTTCGTGGCGGCCGCGCTGTTCGGGGCGGTGTACATCGGTCTCACCGCCGTGCTGCTGGTCTGGGGGACGCGCACCTACCCGGACGCGCCCGCGCTCGGGGTGGGCGCAGCCTTCCTGCTCATCGCGGTGGGGCAGACCCTCGCCGCGCCCGCGCTCGGCCTGCTGTCCGACCTCACGACGGCGCCGGTCGCGTTCGGCGCGGCGGCGATCGCGGCCGCCGGAGGTGCGCTCGCGCTGCCGCGCGCCTGA
- a CDS encoding methyltransferase domain-containing protein produces the protein MDPDPDRTRAFGEQLLGILTGGVLTMLIGIGHRTGLFAAAARGPATSMELAERAELHERYVREWLGAMVTGGIMEYDPAGGRYSLPAEHAALLTGATSRNIGPAASSLRTLGSVLPQVERCFTDGGGVPIAEYAAVSAGGLGETWRHIYDEHLVDGFLGPVPGLLERLRAGVRVLDLGCGTGHAVNVLARRFPRSTFDGLDIATDAIADAEAERTAFDLPNAAFAVADAADLAPDKPYDVITAFDAIHDQAAPEVVLRRIRDALAPDGVFVMIDTKFATRLEDNVGNPYAPLSYGVSLLFCVPTSIATGGSGLGAMWGQERATEMLADAGFTDVEVFDTPRPQNCMYVCRTEES, from the coding sequence GTGGACCCCGACCCGGATCGCACCCGCGCCTTCGGCGAGCAACTGCTGGGCATCCTCACCGGCGGCGTGCTCACGATGCTGATCGGCATCGGCCACCGCACCGGCCTGTTCGCGGCCGCGGCGCGCGGCCCTGCCACCAGCATGGAGCTCGCCGAACGCGCCGAGCTGCACGAGAGGTACGTGCGCGAGTGGCTGGGCGCCATGGTGACCGGCGGGATCATGGAGTACGACCCGGCAGGCGGCCGGTACTCGCTGCCCGCCGAGCACGCGGCGCTCCTGACCGGGGCCACGTCGCGCAACATCGGCCCCGCCGCGAGCAGCCTGCGCACGCTCGGGTCCGTGCTCCCGCAGGTCGAGCGGTGCTTCACCGACGGAGGCGGCGTCCCGATCGCCGAGTACGCCGCGGTGTCGGCGGGCGGGCTCGGCGAGACGTGGCGCCACATCTACGACGAGCACCTCGTCGACGGCTTCCTCGGGCCGGTGCCGGGCCTGCTGGAGCGACTGCGCGCCGGGGTGCGCGTGCTCGACCTCGGCTGCGGTACCGGCCACGCCGTCAACGTGCTGGCGCGCCGGTTCCCGCGCTCGACGTTCGACGGCCTCGACATCGCCACCGACGCGATCGCCGACGCCGAGGCCGAGCGCACCGCGTTCGACCTCCCGAACGCGGCCTTCGCCGTGGCCGATGCCGCCGACCTCGCGCCCGACAAGCCCTACGACGTGATCACCGCGTTCGACGCGATCCACGACCAGGCGGCGCCGGAGGTCGTGCTGCGCCGCATCCGGGACGCGCTCGCGCCGGACGGCGTGTTCGTGATGATCGACACGAAGTTCGCGACGAGGCTGGAGGACAACGTCGGCAACCCGTACGCCCCCCTTTCCTACGGGGTCAGCCTCCTGTTCTGCGTGCCCACCTCCATCGCGACCGGCGGTAGCGGGCTCGGCGCGATGTGGGGCCAGGAACGGGCGACGGAAATGCTCGCCGACGCCGGGTTCACCGACGTCGAGGTGTTCGACACGCCGCGCCCGCAGAACTGCATGTACGTCTGCCGGACGGAGGAGTCGTGA
- a CDS encoding spermidine synthase → MSNEIVERTTGLAGELVLRRDGEHHEIVANGVFLMDTRGGGSERLLVSATADRMPPPGRMLIGGLGVGFSLAAALVHPAVTAVEVVEREAAVIHWNRGPLAPLHGDALADPRVAVHEADVADRIATAAPGSFDAICLDTDNGPDWLVSPANARLYTDSGLAAAARALSAGGVLAVWSTAPSPALVARMGGLFGEVTTLEVPADRGAPDVVTLGIDPRQEA, encoded by the coding sequence GTGAGCAACGAGATCGTCGAGCGCACCACCGGCCTCGCGGGCGAGCTGGTGCTACGCCGGGACGGGGAGCACCACGAGATCGTCGCCAACGGGGTGTTCCTCATGGACACCCGAGGCGGCGGCTCCGAACGACTGCTCGTCTCGGCCACCGCCGACCGCATGCCGCCGCCTGGACGGATGCTCATCGGCGGGCTCGGTGTCGGGTTCTCACTCGCCGCCGCGCTGGTGCACCCCGCGGTCACCGCGGTCGAGGTGGTGGAGCGCGAGGCCGCGGTGATCCACTGGAACCGCGGGCCCCTCGCGCCGCTGCACGGCGACGCGCTCGCGGACCCGCGCGTCGCGGTGCACGAGGCGGACGTCGCCGACCGGATCGCGACCGCGGCGCCCGGGTCGTTCGACGCGATCTGCCTCGACACCGACAACGGACCGGACTGGCTCGTCAGCCCGGCCAACGCCCGGCTCTACACCGACTCCGGCCTCGCCGCGGCCGCGCGCGCCCTCTCCGCGGGCGGGGTGCTCGCCGTGTGGAGCACCGCCCCCTCCCCCGCCCTCGTGGCACGGATGGGCGGGCTGTTCGGCGAAGTCACGACGCTCGAGGTGCCGGCGGATCGGGGCGCACCGGATGTGGTGACGCTGGGGATCGATCCGCGCCAGGAAGCCTAG
- a CDS encoding LysE family translocator gives MVDPTLFAAFVVAVALLVLTPGPDMLFVMAVGATGGPVVGLCAAAGVAAGLAVHATATAFGLAALFSAVPTLYVVVKICGAGYLLYLGIATLRRRDEPLVRADGAGGGRGRAFRRGLLTNLLNPKVVLFNAAFLPQFVDPARGNVTTQLLVLGAAFVVVDLLVDGPIGLLAGRLGTLLAERRRAVRRLHIATGSIFIGLSARLALTR, from the coding sequence ATGGTGGACCCAACGCTGTTCGCCGCCTTCGTCGTCGCCGTCGCGCTGCTCGTGCTCACTCCGGGGCCGGACATGCTGTTCGTGATGGCGGTGGGCGCCACCGGCGGACCCGTCGTCGGGCTCTGCGCCGCCGCCGGTGTCGCCGCAGGCCTTGCCGTGCACGCGACGGCCACCGCGTTCGGACTGGCCGCCCTGTTCTCGGCCGTGCCCACGCTCTACGTCGTCGTGAAGATCTGCGGGGCCGGGTACCTGCTTTACCTCGGGATCGCGACGCTGCGCAGGCGCGACGAGCCGCTGGTGCGCGCCGACGGGGCGGGCGGCGGGCGCGGGCGCGCCTTCCGCCGCGGCCTGCTCACCAACCTGCTCAACCCGAAGGTCGTGCTGTTCAACGCCGCGTTCCTGCCGCAGTTCGTCGACCCGGCCCGCGGGAACGTCACCACACAGCTGCTCGTGCTCGGCGCCGCGTTCGTCGTGGTCGACCTGCTCGTCGACGGTCCCATCGGGCTGCTCGCGGGGCGGCTCGGCACGCTGCTCGCCGAGCGGCGCCGCGCGGTCCGGCGGCTGCACATCGCCACCGGATCGATCTTCATCGGGCTGTCCGCCCGGCTCGCGCTGACCCGCTGA